The following proteins are encoded in a genomic region of Chaetodon auriga isolate fChaAug3 chromosome 8, fChaAug3.hap1, whole genome shotgun sequence:
- the LOC143324199 gene encoding uncharacterized protein LOC143324199 gives MEAQASVDLSPVKRNGSQPNKKRNARRKQPQHSADIVFTKGSSIHTMPSLSKQLKEVTDCIIGLQYVWEYRSPSKSVPPHYQCKLCVVSRLQHDMLAHVKGWKHSLRYLKKVHPDKVTHEEAEAIRDPVIRKTIKDVATEVEKTEGRGQLKVILKEPCEVPAFKGLRSATPKVTPPPAPGMGLKGPPFGPRFSDPRFPGAFPPQGGPLSDYPMGEYGEPGFGGFSNRQDFLDSGMDRRPFQDGMDQRPFQDGMDRRPFPDGMGHHPAADGFGPGGGRDGYGRSGLLKENPGGMYPDEYRGNQMGSNLMDRPMDKPLERPGLMGAAPESSSLPNTLLTYLDTFRIESESDAQLVLKVTQKLTDVLMEYRLRSVSGGSSLNSLSMSSTSFSSTPSRLPSSNDRYSGSLSGPSSFSDGPSRFYK, from the exons ATGGAGGCTCAGGCTTCAGTCGACCTGTCCCCAGTGAAAAGAAATGGGTCGCAGCCGAATAAGAAGAGAAATGCCAGG AGAAAGCAGCCGCAGCATTCTGCTGATATAG TGTTCACCAAAGGCTCATCTATCCACACTATGCCCTCTCTCAGCAAACAGTTGAAGGAGGTGACAGATTGTATCATTG GTCTTCAGTATGTGTGGGAGTACCGCAGCCCCAGTAAATCTGTCCCACCACACTACCAGTGCAAACTCTGTGTCGTGTCCCGCTTGCAGCATGATATGCTTGCCCATGtgaaaggctggaaacacagTCTCAGATACTTG AAAAAGGTCCACCCTGACAAGGTCACCCATGAAGAGGCAGAAGCCATCAGAGACCCTGTTATAAGGAAGACGATTAAAGACGTTGCAACTGAGGTGgagaagacagaggggaggggacAACTCAAG GTGATTCTGAAGGAGCCTTGTGAAGTACCTGCTTTCAAAGGACTCC GTTCTGCTACTCCTAAAGTGACACCTCCACCGGCACCAGGAATGGGACTAAAAGGACCACCCTTTG GTCCCAGGTTCTCTGACCCGAGGTTTCCAGGGGCGTTTCCTCCCCAGGGTGGTCCTCTCTCTGACTATCCCATGGGAGAGTATGGAGAACCTGGCTTTGGAGGCTTCTCGAACAGGCAGGATTTCCTTGACTCTGGTATGGATCGAAGACCCTTCCAGGATGGTATGGATCAAAGACCCTTCCAGGATGGTATGGATCGAAGACCCTTCCCAGATGGTATGGGTCATCATCCAGCTGCAGATGGTTTTGGACCAGGTGGTGGAAGAGATGGCTATGGAAGGAGTGGACTACTGAAGGAGAACCCCGGCGGAATGTATCCTGATGAGTACCGGGGCAACCAGATGGGGAGTAACTTGATGGACAGACCAATGGACAAGCCACTGGAGAGGCCAGGATTGATGGGAGCAGCGCCAGAAAGTAGCAGCCTTCCGAATACACTACTCACTTACCTG gaTACTTTCCGGATAGAGAGTGAGAGTGATGCACAGCTGGTGCTGAAGGTGACACAGAAACTAACAGATGTGCTGATGGAGTACAGACTGAGGAGCGTGTCCGGA GGTTCAAGTCTGAACAGCTTGTCAATGAGCTCCACGAGCTTCTCCTCTACACCCTCCAGACTGCCAAGCAGTAACGACCGATACTCAGGTAGTCTCTCAG GTCCATCCAGCTTCTCCGATGGTCCATCCAGGTTTTATAAATGA